The Burkholderia mayonis genome window below encodes:
- a CDS encoding protein-L-isoaspartate(D-aspartate) O-methyltransferase, producing the protein MSGERAKRFPLALEDLKREPRKPEGRAAERQATGDAARQRLTAAAAAAPAAASALAPDRRTYRAAGATGAAGASVPKAKATHAKKHASGAPGGAKGAPPASAKSGDKSAAPNVALTGALALTSERVRERMVERLQANGVTDPRVLAAMAAVPRHMFVDPGLAAQAYEDAALPIGHQQTISKPSVVARMIELAAAGRTLERVLEIGTGCGYQAAVLSRVARDVYSIERVKPLYERAKLNLRPLRVPNIRLHYGDGRVGLPAAAPFDAIVIAAAGLDVPRALLEQLAIGGRLVAPVGEQAGEQVLTLVERVAPAQWRESRLDRVFFVPLKSGVI; encoded by the coding sequence ATGAGCGGCGAGCGCGCGAAGCGGTTTCCGCTCGCGCTCGAGGACCTGAAGCGCGAGCCGCGCAAGCCCGAAGGGCGCGCGGCCGAGCGCCAGGCGACGGGCGACGCCGCCCGCCAGCGCCTCACCGCCGCGGCGGCTGCGGCGCCCGCCGCGGCATCCGCGCTCGCGCCCGATCGGCGCACGTATCGCGCGGCCGGTGCGACGGGGGCCGCTGGCGCGTCCGTTCCGAAGGCGAAGGCTACGCACGCGAAGAAGCATGCGTCGGGTGCGCCCGGCGGCGCGAAGGGCGCGCCGCCCGCATCTGCGAAGAGCGGCGACAAGAGCGCCGCGCCGAACGTCGCGCTGACGGGCGCGCTCGCGCTCACTTCGGAACGGGTGCGCGAGCGCATGGTCGAACGGCTGCAGGCGAACGGCGTGACCGATCCGCGTGTGCTCGCCGCGATGGCGGCCGTGCCGCGCCACATGTTCGTCGATCCGGGGCTCGCGGCCCAGGCGTATGAAGATGCGGCGCTGCCGATCGGCCATCAGCAGACGATCTCGAAGCCGTCGGTCGTCGCGCGAATGATCGAGCTTGCCGCGGCGGGCCGCACGCTCGAGCGCGTGCTCGAAATCGGCACGGGCTGCGGCTATCAGGCCGCGGTGCTGAGCCGCGTCGCGCGCGACGTGTATTCGATCGAACGCGTGAAGCCGCTCTACGAGCGCGCGAAACTGAATTTGCGGCCGCTGCGCGTGCCGAACATCCGCCTGCATTATGGCGACGGACGCGTGGGCCTGCCCGCTGCCGCGCCGTTCGACGCGATCGTGATCGCGGCGGCGGGGCTCGACGTACCGCGGGCGCTGCTGGAACAATTGGCGATCGGCGGTAGGCTCGTCGCGCCTGTCGGCGAGCAGGCGGGCGAGCAGGTGCTGACGCTCGTGGAGCGCGTCGCACCCGCGCAGTGGCGCGAGTCGCGGCTTGATCGCGTTTTCTTTGTCCCTTTAAAATCCGGAGTGATTTGA
- the trxA gene encoding thioredoxin TrxA has product MSEQIKHISDASFEQDVVKSDKPVLLDFWAEWCGPCKMIAPILDEVAKDYGDKLQIAKINVDDNQATPAKFGVRGIPTLILFKNGAVAAQKVGALSKSQLTAFLDSHL; this is encoded by the coding sequence ATGAGCGAACAGATCAAACACATCAGCGACGCATCGTTCGAGCAGGACGTCGTCAAGTCCGACAAGCCGGTCCTGCTGGACTTCTGGGCCGAGTGGTGCGGTCCGTGCAAGATGATCGCCCCGATCCTCGACGAAGTCGCGAAGGACTACGGCGACAAGCTGCAGATCGCGAAGATCAATGTCGACGACAACCAGGCGACGCCCGCGAAGTTCGGCGTGCGCGGCATCCCGACGCTGATCCTCTTCAAGAACGGCGCGGTCGCCGCGCAGAAGGTCGGCGCGCTGTCGAAGTCGCAACTTACCGCGTTCCTGGACAGCCATCTCTAA
- the rho gene encoding transcription termination factor Rho codes for MHLSELKSLHVSELIEMANGLEIENANRLRKQELMFAILKKRAKTGETIFGDGTLEVLPDGFGFLRSPEMSYLASTDDIYISPSQIRRFNLHTGDTIEGEVRTPKDGERYFALVKVDKVNGQPPEASKHKIMFENLTPLHPNKPLSLEREMRGEENVTGRIIDMIAPIGKGQRGLLVASPKSGKTVMLQHIAHAIKQNHPDVILFVLLIDERPEEVTEMQRSVAGEVIASTFDEPATRHVQVAEMVIEKAKRLVEMKHDVVILLDSITRLARAYNTVIPASGKVLTGGVDANALQRPKRFFGAARNIEEGGSLTIIGTALIETGSRMDDVIYEEFKGTGNMEVHLERRLAEKRVYPSINLNKSGTRREEMLIKPEILQKIWVLRKFIHDMDEVEAMEFLLDKIRQTKSNAEFFDLMRRGG; via the coding sequence ATGCATTTATCCGAGCTCAAGTCTCTGCACGTCTCCGAATTGATCGAAATGGCCAATGGCCTGGAGATCGAAAACGCGAACCGCCTGCGAAAGCAGGAGTTGATGTTCGCCATTCTCAAAAAGCGCGCCAAGACGGGAGAAACGATCTTCGGCGACGGCACGCTCGAAGTGCTGCCGGATGGTTTCGGCTTCCTGCGCTCGCCGGAAATGTCGTACCTCGCGAGCACCGACGACATCTACATCAGCCCGTCGCAGATCCGCCGCTTCAACCTGCACACCGGCGACACGATCGAAGGCGAAGTCCGCACGCCGAAGGACGGCGAGCGCTATTTCGCGCTCGTGAAGGTCGACAAAGTCAACGGGCAGCCGCCCGAGGCCTCGAAACACAAGATCATGTTCGAGAACCTCACGCCGCTCCACCCGAACAAGCCGCTGTCGCTCGAGCGCGAAATGCGCGGCGAGGAAAACGTGACGGGCCGCATCATCGACATGATCGCGCCGATCGGCAAGGGCCAGCGCGGCTTGCTCGTCGCGTCGCCAAAGTCCGGCAAGACCGTGATGCTTCAACACATCGCGCATGCGATCAAGCAGAACCATCCGGACGTGATCCTGTTCGTGCTCCTCATCGACGAGCGCCCCGAAGAAGTGACCGAAATGCAGCGCTCGGTCGCGGGCGAAGTGATCGCGTCGACGTTCGACGAACCGGCCACGCGTCACGTGCAGGTCGCCGAAATGGTGATCGAGAAAGCCAAGCGCCTCGTCGAAATGAAGCACGACGTCGTGATCCTGCTCGACTCGATCACGCGTCTCGCACGCGCGTACAACACCGTGATCCCGGCGTCGGGCAAGGTGCTGACGGGCGGCGTTGACGCGAACGCGCTGCAGCGCCCCAAGCGCTTCTTCGGCGCGGCGCGCAACATCGAGGAAGGCGGCTCGCTCACGATCATCGGCACCGCGCTGATCGAAACCGGCAGCCGTATGGACGACGTGATCTACGAAGAGTTCAAGGGCACGGGCAACATGGAAGTGCACCTCGAGCGCCGCCTCGCGGAAAAGCGCGTCTATCCGTCGATCAACCTGAACAAGTCCGGCACGCGTCGCGAAGAAATGCTGATCAAGCCCGAGATCCTCCAAAAAATCTGGGTGCTGCGCAAGTTCATCCACGACATGGACGAAGTCGAAGCGATGGAATTCCTGCTCGACAAGATCCGCCAGACGAAGAGCAACGCAGAATTCTTCGATCTGATGCGCCGCGGCGGCTGA
- a CDS encoding CaiB/BaiF CoA transferase family protein: MSATHGPLAGVKVLELGTLIAGPFAARLFAEFGAEVIKIEDPDGGDPLRKWRKLYPEAGGTSLWWSVQARNKKSVTINLKSDEGKEIVRRLAREADIVVENFRPGLLEKLGLGYDVLSAENPGLVMVRLSGYGQTGPYRDRPGFGAIAESMGGLRHITGYPELPPPRIGISIGDSIAALHGVIGALMALHHRNANGGAGQVVDVALYEAVFNMMESVVPEYGVYGLVRERTGASLPGIVPSNTYPCRDGSIVIGGNSDPIFKRLMKAIGRDDLAADPALAHNDGRVPRTQEIDAAIGAWLAECTIDDALAVLNAADVPASRIYSVADMFTDPQFVARQMIQRFKLAGGAEIPLPNVTPKLSDTPGETRWLGPELGEHTDEVLGALGYDAQAIAALREKRAI; encoded by the coding sequence ATGAGCGCAACCCACGGCCCGCTCGCGGGCGTCAAGGTGCTCGAACTCGGCACGCTGATCGCGGGCCCGTTCGCCGCGCGCCTCTTCGCCGAGTTCGGCGCGGAAGTCATCAAGATCGAAGATCCGGATGGCGGCGACCCGCTGCGCAAGTGGCGCAAGCTGTATCCGGAGGCGGGCGGCACGTCGCTGTGGTGGTCGGTGCAGGCGCGCAACAAGAAATCGGTGACGATCAACCTGAAGTCCGACGAGGGCAAGGAGATCGTGCGCCGCCTCGCGCGCGAAGCCGACATCGTCGTCGAGAACTTTCGCCCGGGTCTCCTCGAAAAGCTCGGGCTCGGCTACGACGTGCTGTCCGCGGAAAATCCGGGCCTCGTGATGGTGCGCCTGTCCGGCTACGGGCAGACGGGCCCGTACCGCGACCGTCCCGGCTTCGGCGCGATCGCCGAATCGATGGGCGGGCTGCGACACATCACGGGCTACCCGGAACTGCCGCCGCCGCGCATCGGCATCTCGATCGGCGATTCGATCGCGGCGCTGCACGGCGTGATCGGCGCGCTGATGGCGCTGCATCATCGCAACGCGAACGGCGGCGCGGGGCAGGTCGTCGACGTCGCGCTGTACGAGGCCGTCTTCAACATGATGGAGAGCGTCGTGCCCGAATACGGCGTCTACGGGCTCGTGCGCGAGCGCACGGGCGCGTCGCTGCCGGGCATCGTGCCGTCGAACACGTATCCGTGCCGCGATGGCAGCATCGTGATCGGCGGCAACAGCGATCCGATCTTCAAGCGCCTGATGAAGGCGATCGGCCGCGACGACCTCGCGGCCGATCCGGCGCTCGCGCACAACGACGGCCGCGTGCCGCGCACGCAGGAGATCGACGCGGCGATCGGCGCATGGCTCGCCGAGTGCACGATCGACGACGCGCTCGCGGTGCTGAACGCGGCCGACGTGCCGGCGTCGCGGATCTACAGCGTCGCCGACATGTTCACCGATCCGCAATTCGTCGCGCGCCAGATGATCCAGCGTTTCAAACTCGCGGGCGGCGCGGAGATCCCGCTGCCGAACGTGACGCCGAAGCTGTCCGATACGCCGGGCGAAACGCGCTGGCTCGGCCCCGAGCTCGGCGAGCATACGGACGAGGTGCTCGGCGCGCTCGGCTACGACGCGCAGGCGATCGCCGCGCTGCGCGAGAAGCGCGCGATCTGA
- a CDS encoding MerR family transcriptional regulator yields the protein MSDAPPTLLLTVRDAAARLGVTPRTLKYYEERGLITPSRSEGRYRLYDASDLERFERILRLRALGFSLHGITEMLKRPLEATGDGRRRYSDASLRDIHADLSQQIATLDARIAAAQRELKEVRALKKELQHDIDYVERRLAGENPDELIAQRRAAAHGRQSSSRKTGGTDA from the coding sequence ATGAGCGACGCCCCTCCCACCCTGCTCCTGACCGTACGCGACGCCGCCGCGCGGCTCGGCGTGACGCCGCGCACGCTCAAGTACTACGAGGAGCGCGGGCTCATCACGCCGTCGCGCAGCGAAGGCCGCTACCGGCTGTATGACGCCTCGGATCTCGAGCGCTTCGAGCGCATCCTGCGGTTGCGCGCGCTCGGCTTCTCGCTGCACGGCATCACCGAGATGCTGAAGCGCCCGCTCGAAGCGACGGGCGACGGGCGGCGGCGCTACTCGGACGCGTCGCTGCGCGACATTCACGCGGATCTGTCGCAGCAGATCGCGACGCTCGATGCGCGCATCGCCGCCGCACAGCGTGAATTGAAGGAGGTGCGCGCGCTGAAGAAAGAGTTGCAGCACGACATCGATTATGTCGAGCGCCGGCTCGCCGGCGAAAACCCCGACGAGTTGATCGCCCAGCGCCGGGCCGCGGCGCACGGCCGCCAATCGAGCAGCCGCAAGACGGGCGGGACCGACGCATGA
- a CDS encoding YbaB/EbfC family nucleoid-associated protein — protein sequence MMKGQLAGLMKQAQQMQENMKKMQEQLALVEVEGQSGAGLVKVTMTCRNEVRRVSIDPSLLADDKDMLEDLVAAAFNDAVRKAEATSQEKMSGMTAGLPLPPGFKLPF from the coding sequence ATGATGAAAGGCCAACTCGCGGGGCTGATGAAGCAGGCCCAGCAGATGCAGGAAAACATGAAGAAGATGCAGGAGCAACTGGCCCTCGTCGAAGTGGAGGGCCAGTCGGGCGCGGGGCTCGTCAAGGTGACGATGACCTGCCGCAACGAAGTGCGCCGTGTGTCGATCGATCCGAGCCTGCTTGCCGACGACAAGGACATGCTCGAGGACCTCGTTGCCGCCGCGTTCAACGATGCGGTGCGCAAGGCCGAGGCGACGTCGCAGGAGAAGATGAGCGGCATGACGGCGGGCCTGCCGCTGCCGCCCGGCTTCAAGCTGCCGTTCTGA
- a CDS encoding peptidoglycan DD-metalloendopeptidase family protein: MLRAMQNNRSKVPLSLAQRAICVAAFTLLGACATRLDQAPVVDRSGSLGTTAAAQPAAPLPPPPPGFYRVKPGDTLYRIALENGQNYRDIAAWNNLTNPNQIEVDQLLRVAPPAGGATTAAPIAGGAATPPLSSGPAAVPPIYGSGSSASSAPAAPAPSDTSAPAASSNVSFAWPVRGALLNTFDDSKNKGIDIGGSAGEAVKAAADGRVVYAGNGLRGYGNLIIIKHDATYLTAYAHNRALMVKEGDAVTKGQKIAEMGSNDSDRVMLHFEVRRQGKPVDPLKYLPPQ, from the coding sequence ATGCTGCGCGCGATGCAAAACAATCGTTCGAAGGTTCCGCTCTCGCTCGCTCAGCGCGCGATTTGCGTGGCGGCTTTCACGCTGCTCGGCGCGTGCGCGACGCGGCTCGACCAGGCGCCCGTCGTCGACCGTTCCGGTTCGCTCGGCACGACGGCAGCGGCGCAGCCGGCCGCGCCGCTGCCGCCGCCGCCACCGGGCTTTTACCGGGTGAAACCAGGCGACACGCTTTATCGGATCGCGCTCGAGAACGGTCAGAATTATCGCGACATCGCCGCGTGGAACAACCTCACGAACCCGAACCAGATCGAAGTCGATCAGTTGCTGCGCGTCGCGCCGCCGGCAGGCGGCGCGACGACGGCCGCACCGATCGCGGGCGGCGCGGCGACGCCGCCGCTCTCCAGCGGCCCGGCCGCGGTGCCCCCGATCTATGGCTCCGGTTCCAGCGCGAGCTCCGCGCCTGCCGCGCCTGCGCCGAGCGACACGAGCGCACCTGCCGCGAGCAGCAACGTGTCGTTCGCGTGGCCGGTGCGCGGCGCGCTGTTGAACACGTTCGACGATTCGAAGAACAAGGGAATCGACATCGGCGGTTCGGCCGGCGAGGCCGTGAAGGCCGCCGCGGACGGCCGTGTGGTCTATGCGGGGAACGGGCTGCGCGGCTACGGCAACCTCATTATCATCAAGCACGACGCAACTTATCTCACGGCATATGCACACAATCGCGCTTTGATGGTAAAAGAGGGGGACGCGGTGACGAAAGGCCAGAAGATCGCCGAGATGGGTAGCAACGATTCCGACCGCGTGATGCTGCATTTCGAGGTTCGCCGGCAGGGTAAACCTGTCGATCCGCTGAAGTATTTGCCGCCTCAATAA
- the surE gene encoding 5'/3'-nucleotidase SurE: protein MRILLSNDDGYLAPGIAALYEALRPIAEVMVMAPEQNCSGASNSLTLSRPLSVSRSATTGFYYVNGTPTDSVHIALTDMLDAKPDLVVSGINNGQNMGDDTLYSGTVAAATEGIMFGMPAIAFSLVHKDWAHLADAARVAAEVVRHYLDNPLPGQPLLNVNIPNLPYDELKGWCVTRLGKRHPSQPVIRQTNPRGEPIYWIGASGEALDASEGTDFHATEAGYVSITPLQLDLTHTQMLAATRDWARAGSGAS from the coding sequence ATGCGAATACTACTCAGCAACGACGACGGATACCTCGCGCCCGGCATCGCCGCGCTGTACGAAGCGCTGCGCCCGATCGCCGAGGTCATGGTGATGGCGCCCGAGCAGAATTGCAGCGGCGCGTCGAACTCGCTGACGCTGTCGCGTCCGCTCTCGGTGTCGCGCTCGGCGACCACGGGTTTCTACTACGTGAACGGCACGCCGACCGATTCGGTGCACATCGCGCTGACGGACATGCTCGACGCGAAGCCGGACCTCGTTGTGTCGGGGATCAACAACGGCCAGAACATGGGCGACGACACGCTGTATTCCGGCACGGTCGCCGCCGCCACCGAAGGCATCATGTTCGGCATGCCGGCGATCGCGTTCTCGCTCGTTCACAAGGACTGGGCGCATCTCGCGGATGCGGCGCGCGTCGCGGCCGAGGTCGTTCGCCACTATCTCGACAATCCGCTGCCCGGTCAGCCGCTCCTGAACGTCAACATTCCGAACCTGCCTTACGACGAGCTGAAGGGCTGGTGCGTGACGCGGCTTGGCAAGCGCCATCCGTCGCAGCCGGTGATTCGCCAAACCAATCCGCGCGGCGAGCCGATCTACTGGATCGGGGCGTCGGGCGAGGCGCTCGACGCGAGCGAAGGCACCGATTTCCACGCGACCGAGGCGGGCTACGTGTCGATCACGCCGCTGCAGCTCGATCTCACGCACACGCAGATGCTGGCAGCCACGCGCGATTGGGCGCGGGCTGGGAGCGGCGCTTCATGA
- a CDS encoding DNA polymerase III subunit gamma/tau, which translates to MTYQVLARKWRPKDFASLVGQEHVVRALTHALDGGRLHHAYLFTGTRGVGKTTLSRIFAKALNCETGVTSQPCGVCRACREIDEGRFVDYVEMDAASNRGVDEMAALLERAVYAPVDARFKVYMIDEVHMLTNHAFNAMLKTLEEPPPHVKFILATTDPQKIPVTVLSRCLQFNLKQMPAGHIVSHLERILGEEKIAFEPQALRLLARAAQGSMRDALSLTDQAIAYSANEVTETAVSGMLGTLDQTYMVRLLDALAAADGPQILAVADEMALRSLSFSAALQDLASLLHRIAWAQFAPASVLDEWPEAADLRRFAELMSPEQVQLYYQIATVGRGELGLAPDEYAGFTMTLLRMLAFEPATTGGGAPGGGLPAQASGAATKSSARAAAALSASPAAIAATAQAPKAAGARAAAVRSDLPPAQAEPAAAERSGDAPTNARVPASARSDDAQLRSAAPRAESSAPENSQPSVASESAARATASHEPASAATIAAATPAAAASTAETAAEPVPVAAGQAPAPAALAAQGSASASRATGAAAALDVLRNAGMRVSSDRGRGAGAARSAEPAAAPAAKSAPHAPVPVPTPRARSAQGDASPNGAARADARSESRNAPPPWEDIPPDDYVPFSMDDGFIPPDDGFMPVFGSGPDDVRVAPKPAPAPPVDTRPLPEAIPLDAIGYDGEWPTLAASLPLKGVAYQLAFNSELTSVDGGVLKLAVPVQQYADAAQISKLKAALADALGKPVDVSVEVGPARRTAAAIAAAERVKRQREAEQEMSADPFVQQLLREFGASIVEGSIRPVGPDAGAADGAAPTLH; encoded by the coding sequence ATGACCTATCAAGTTCTCGCACGCAAGTGGCGTCCGAAGGATTTCGCTTCGCTCGTCGGCCAGGAGCACGTCGTCAGGGCGCTCACGCACGCGCTCGACGGCGGGCGTTTGCACCACGCCTATCTATTTACAGGCACGCGCGGCGTCGGCAAGACCACGCTGTCGCGAATCTTCGCGAAGGCGCTCAATTGCGAGACGGGCGTCACGTCGCAGCCGTGCGGCGTGTGCCGCGCGTGCCGCGAAATCGATGAGGGACGCTTCGTCGACTATGTCGAAATGGACGCGGCGAGCAATCGCGGCGTCGACGAAATGGCCGCGCTGCTCGAGCGCGCGGTGTACGCGCCCGTCGATGCGCGCTTCAAGGTCTACATGATCGACGAAGTGCACATGTTGACGAACCACGCGTTCAACGCGATGCTGAAGACGCTCGAGGAGCCGCCGCCGCACGTCAAATTCATCCTCGCGACCACCGATCCGCAAAAGATCCCTGTCACTGTGTTGTCGCGCTGCCTGCAGTTCAATTTGAAGCAGATGCCGGCTGGGCACATCGTGTCGCATCTCGAACGGATTCTGGGCGAAGAAAAGATCGCGTTCGAGCCGCAGGCGCTGCGTCTTCTCGCGCGCGCCGCGCAAGGCAGCATGCGCGACGCGCTGTCGCTGACCGACCAGGCGATCGCGTATTCGGCGAACGAAGTGACGGAAACCGCCGTGTCCGGCATGCTAGGCACGCTCGACCAGACTTACATGGTGCGCCTCCTCGATGCGCTAGCAGCGGCCGACGGTCCGCAGATCCTTGCCGTCGCCGACGAGATGGCGCTGCGCAGCCTGTCGTTCTCGGCCGCGCTGCAGGATCTCGCGAGCCTGCTGCACCGGATCGCATGGGCGCAGTTCGCACCGGCGTCGGTGCTCGACGAATGGCCGGAAGCGGCCGATCTGCGCCGCTTCGCCGAGCTGATGAGTCCCGAGCAGGTGCAACTCTATTATCAGATCGCGACGGTCGGGCGCGGCGAGCTCGGTCTCGCGCCCGATGAATACGCGGGCTTCACGATGACGCTGCTGCGGATGCTCGCGTTCGAACCCGCGACGACGGGCGGCGGCGCGCCGGGCGGCGGGTTGCCGGCTCAGGCGAGCGGCGCGGCGACGAAGTCGAGCGCGCGCGCGGCTGCGGCACTCAGTGCATCGCCGGCGGCGATTGCCGCTACGGCGCAAGCGCCGAAGGCGGCTGGCGCACGCGCGGCGGCGGTTCGCTCCGACTTGCCGCCTGCGCAAGCGGAGCCGGCAGCGGCAGAGCGAAGTGGCGACGCGCCCACGAACGCGCGTGTTCCGGCCAGCGCTCGATCGGACGACGCGCAATTGCGTTCCGCTGCGCCGCGCGCCGAATCGAGCGCACCGGAAAACTCGCAGCCAAGCGTTGCATCCGAATCCGCGGCGCGCGCGACCGCTTCGCACGAGCCGGCATCCGCCGCGACGATCGCCGCGGCCACGCCTGCTGCTGCCGCATCGACGGCTGAAACCGCTGCGGAGCCGGTGCCTGTCGCGGCCGGGCAAGCGCCGGCTCCGGCCGCGCTCGCCGCACAGGGTTCCGCATCCGCGTCGCGCGCGACCGGTGCGGCCGCGGCGCTCGACGTACTGCGCAACGCGGGCATGCGCGTGTCGTCCGATCGCGGTCGTGGCGCCGGTGCCGCCCGCTCGGCCGAGCCGGCTGCCGCACCCGCGGCGAAGTCCGCGCCGCACGCGCCGGTGCCGGTGCCGACGCCGCGCGCCCGTTCGGCGCAAGGCGATGCGTCGCCGAACGGCGCTGCGCGCGCGGATGCGCGATCCGAGTCTCGCAACGCGCCGCCGCCGTGGGAGGACATTCCGCCCGACGACTACGTGCCGTTTTCGATGGACGACGGTTTCATCCCGCCCGACGACGGATTCATGCCGGTATTCGGCAGCGGTCCCGACGACGTTCGGGTCGCGCCGAAGCCGGCGCCCGCGCCGCCCGTCGACACGCGTCCGCTGCCGGAGGCGATTCCGCTCGACGCGATCGGCTACGACGGCGAATGGCCGACGCTCGCTGCCAGCCTGCCGCTCAAGGGCGTCGCTTATCAGCTTGCGTTCAACAGCGAGCTGACGTCCGTCGACGGCGGCGTGCTCAAGCTCGCCGTGCCGGTGCAGCAATACGCGGATGCCGCGCAAATCTCGAAGCTGAAGGCGGCGCTCGCGGATGCGCTCGGCAAGCCGGTCGACGTCTCTGTCGAAGTCGGGCCGGCGCGCCGCACCGCGGCCGCGATCGCCGCCGCCGAGCGCGTGAAGCGGCAGCGCGAGGCCGAGCAGGAAATGAGCGCCGATCCGTTCGTCCAGCAGTTGCTGCGCGAATTCGGCGCGAGCATCGTCGAGGGTTCGATCCGACCCGTCGGCCCGGATGCGGGCGCTGCGGACGGCGCTGCGCCGACGCTGCATTGA
- the recR gene encoding recombination mediator RecR, whose protein sequence is MSIKPPSALSGLVEALRALPGVGPKSAQRIAYHLMQHDREGAERLGRSLLFATEHLRHCEKCNTFTEAQICEVCSDPERDPTLLCVVETPADQIMLEQTMTYRGLYFVLMGRLSPLDGIGPKEIHFDRLVRRASDGVVKEVVLATNFTNEGEATAHYLGQTLKARGLAVTRLARGVPVGGELEYVDAGTIARAMLDRRTI, encoded by the coding sequence ATGAGCATCAAGCCGCCTTCCGCGCTGTCCGGGCTCGTCGAAGCGCTGCGCGCGCTGCCGGGCGTCGGACCGAAGTCCGCGCAGCGCATCGCGTACCACCTGATGCAGCACGATCGGGAGGGCGCGGAGCGGCTCGGACGGTCGCTCCTGTTCGCGACCGAGCATCTGCGTCACTGCGAGAAGTGCAACACGTTCACGGAGGCGCAGATCTGCGAGGTCTGCAGCGATCCGGAGCGCGATCCGACGCTGCTGTGCGTCGTCGAGACGCCGGCCGATCAGATCATGCTCGAGCAGACGATGACTTACCGCGGGCTGTACTTCGTGCTGATGGGCCGCCTGAGTCCGCTCGACGGCATCGGTCCGAAGGAGATCCATTTCGACCGGCTCGTGCGCCGCGCATCGGACGGCGTCGTGAAGGAAGTCGTGCTCGCGACGAACTTCACGAACGAAGGCGAGGCGACCGCGCACTACCTCGGCCAGACGTTGAAGGCGCGCGGCCTAGCCGTCACGCGGCTCGCGCGCGGCGTGCCGGTGGGCGGCGAGCTCGAATACGTCGACGCCGGCACGATCGCCCGTGCGATGCTCGACAGGCGCACCATCTAG